A window from Propionispora vibrioides encodes these proteins:
- a CDS encoding BclA C-terminal domain-containing protein — DTGATGDTGATGDTGATGATGATGDTGATGDTGATGDTGATGVTGATGDTGATGATGATGVTGPTGDTGATGVTGVTGDTGATGATGATGVTGVTGDTGATGATGATGATGATGVTGVTGDTGATGATGATGVTGVTGDTGATGATGATGATGEVITTDSMSASNTTSAVIAVVLGGTDVPLPDNQNLNTFTVDGTDTEFTVPETGEYLVSYAVATTAALLVSSQVLQNGTPLAASIVTPTVAAANLFTSFIVPLTAGDTLTLQLFGLLGAATLLGGASTYMTVVRLI, encoded by the coding sequence GATACAGGAGCGACTGGGGATACGGGAGCGACCGGTGATACAGGAGCAACCGGTGCAACGGGAGCGACTGGGGATACGGGAGCGACCGGGGATACGGGAGCGACCGGCGATACGGGAGCAACTGGTGTAACAGGAGCTACTGGCGATACAGGGGCCACCGGGGCTACAGGTGCAACTGGGGTAACGGGTCCTACAGGTGATACAGGAGCGACGGGTGTAACAGGAGTGACCGGCGATACGGGAGCTACTGGCGCCACAGGAGCTACCGGTGTAACGGGAGTGACCGGCGATACGGGAGCTACCGGTGCCACAGGAGCTACCGGTGCCACAGGAGCTACCGGTGTAACGGGAGTGACCGGCGATACGGGAGCTACCGGTGCCACAGGAGCTACCGGTGTAACGGGAGTGACCGGCGATACGGGAGCTACCGGTGCCACCGGCGCGACGGGCGCCACCGGCGAAGTGATCACGACCGACAGTATGTCAGCGTCCAACACAACTTCGGCTGTTATCGCCGTTGTGTTGGGTGGTACCGATGTACCACTGCCAGACAATCAGAACCTGAACACGTTCACTGTGGACGGTACGGATACTGAATTCACCGTACCGGAAACGGGAGAATATCTGGTTAGCTATGCTGTAGCCACAACGGCAGCGTTGCTGGTTTCCTCACAGGTATTGCAGAACGGCACACCGCTAGCGGCTTCGATAGTTACCCCTACCGTTGCGGCAGCTAATTTGTTTACGTCCTTTATTGTTCCTCTGACTGCAGGCGATACGCTAACACTCCAGTTGTTTGGCTTACTTGGAGCAGCCACTCTTCTTGGTGGTGCAAGCACGTATATGACAGTTGTTCGACTGATATGA